In Bacillota bacterium, a single window of DNA contains:
- a CDS encoding ABC-ATPase domain-containing protein, whose amino-acid sequence METLSTHTELASILRRIDHRGYKAYQDIRGQYKFPGFDLYVDHVQADPFAPPSRFRVRVPQSVARFPAWALSTPTRRVALGDFLSRRFSSLAGLASAASQGRDRIHMARPGQEILARNSVLVDENAVEARFTVGLPAAGRTILGGAAEDLICRALPRLVQEALLFASMSAVETAALRQHLMAAEDADALRNALDDLGIVAFLANGAILPRRSGVDERPLDRGNVVPFESPPSLELEVTLPNRGTVRGMGVPRGVTLIVGGGYHGKSTLLRAIERGVYNHIPGDGRELVVTSSLAVKIRAEDGRAVTEDDISFFIADLPFGADTRRFSTENASGSTSQAANIVEAVEIGAKVLLLDEDTSATNFMIRDRRMQALVTKDKEPITPFIDRVRSLAEDGISTVLVLGGSGDYLDVADTVIMMDEYKPVDVTGRAREVAARFPTGRAFEGGAAHLRVAGRVPVSLGFARAGDRRSTKTKARGTDAIMLGREEIDLRNVEQVVDPGQTRFIADALRYLETHLLDGRSTVAELIGRLEQEVASRGMDVVAPFIHGDYSLARPIEIAAALNRLRTIQMRAAR is encoded by the coding sequence TTGGAAACTCTTTCGACACACACGGAGCTCGCATCGATCCTTCGCCGCATCGACCACCGCGGCTACAAGGCCTACCAGGACATCCGAGGGCAGTACAAGTTCCCTGGGTTCGACTTGTACGTCGACCACGTCCAAGCCGATCCGTTCGCCCCGCCCAGTAGGTTCAGGGTCCGCGTCCCGCAGAGCGTGGCGCGGTTTCCAGCGTGGGCCCTCTCGACGCCCACGCGCCGAGTCGCGTTGGGGGATTTCCTCAGCCGCCGCTTCAGCAGCCTCGCGGGGCTCGCGTCCGCGGCATCACAGGGACGAGACCGCATCCACATGGCCCGGCCCGGACAAGAGATCCTCGCGCGCAACTCGGTCCTCGTCGACGAGAACGCTGTGGAGGCGCGTTTTACGGTGGGGCTCCCCGCAGCTGGGCGCACCATCCTTGGCGGCGCGGCCGAGGACCTCATCTGCCGCGCCCTCCCCAGGCTGGTCCAGGAGGCGCTTCTGTTCGCGTCCATGTCCGCCGTCGAGACCGCAGCCCTCCGGCAACATCTCATGGCAGCCGAAGACGCCGATGCTCTGCGCAACGCCCTCGACGACCTCGGAATCGTGGCGTTCCTGGCGAACGGAGCCATCCTCCCCCGCCGGAGCGGCGTCGACGAGCGCCCACTCGATCGGGGCAACGTGGTGCCGTTCGAGTCCCCGCCCTCCCTCGAGCTGGAGGTCACGCTCCCAAACCGCGGCACGGTGCGCGGCATGGGAGTCCCGCGTGGCGTGACGCTCATCGTGGGCGGCGGATACCACGGTAAGTCGACGCTCCTTCGGGCCATAGAACGCGGCGTGTACAACCACATCCCCGGCGACGGCCGCGAGCTGGTGGTGACGTCCTCCCTTGCCGTGAAGATCAGGGCAGAGGATGGGCGCGCCGTGACCGAGGACGACATCAGTTTCTTCATCGCCGACCTTCCATTCGGCGCGGACACGCGGCGTTTCTCCACTGAGAACGCCAGCGGCAGCACGTCCCAGGCCGCGAACATTGTGGAGGCCGTTGAGATCGGTGCAAAGGTCCTGCTACTGGATGAGGACACGTCGGCGACGAACTTCATGATCCGCGATCGGCGCATGCAGGCGCTGGTGACCAAGGATAAGGAGCCCATCACGCCGTTCATCGATCGCGTGCGGAGCCTCGCGGAGGACGGGATCTCGACCGTGCTTGTGTTGGGCGGGTCTGGGGACTACCTCGACGTGGCGGACACCGTGATCATGATGGACGAGTACAAGCCTGTGGACGTGACGGGACGCGCACGTGAAGTGGCCGCCCGCTTTCCGACCGGCCGCGCGTTCGAGGGCGGCGCCGCGCACCTGCGCGTTGCCGGCAGAGTGCCGGTGTCGCTCGGTTTTGCAAGGGCGGGCGACCGCCGCTCCACGAAGACGAAGGCGCGGGGAACCGACGCCATCATGCTCGGCCGCGAAGAGATCGACCTGCGTAACGTGGAGCAAGTCGTGGACCCGGGCCAGACGAGGTTCATCGCGGACGCCCTCCGTTATCTGGAAACGCACCTCCTCGACGGCAGGTCCACCGTCGCCGAGCTCATCGGGAGGCTTGAGCAGGAGGTCGCCTCGCGGGGAATGGATGTCGTGGCCCCGTTCATTCACGGTGATTACTCTCTCGCCCGGCCCATCGAGATCGCCGCCGCTCTGAACAGACTGAGGACCATACAGATGAGAGCCGCTCGATAG
- a CDS encoding LacI family transcriptional regulator translates to MPVTMQDLAQWLKISKSTVSRALAGDPRVSKETRARVQQLARELNYHPHSAASGLAKRRTNVIGLVIPFAPRSLSDPFFLEFVGGIGDYAITKGFSILLSSPRASQDEPAGNTAFTKIVSSHRVDGLILTEPRVTDERVDFLKERDIPFVFLGNPGRNSDVCWVDGDNEAGVELAVDHLVSLGHRDIACIAGPPDQTATFRRLEGYRAALQRHGIPYDESHVAQGDFTEPGGYRAMMDILDRSPGVTAVFASNDMMAIGAISAARQRGFRVPQDLSVVGFDGIALGAYVTPALTTVTQPIYRLGQAAAELLIKLIERQTPAERHVLFPLTLTVRESSARKLDSGG, encoded by the coding sequence GTGCCTGTCACCATGCAGGACCTTGCCCAGTGGCTAAAGATCTCCAAGTCAACAGTATCGAGAGCCCTCGCAGGCGACCCGCGTGTAAGCAAGGAGACGCGTGCCAGGGTCCAGCAGCTCGCGCGTGAGCTCAACTATCACCCCCACTCTGCCGCGAGCGGTCTTGCAAAGCGTCGAACCAACGTCATCGGCCTGGTCATCCCGTTCGCGCCACGCTCCCTCTCCGACCCTTTCTTCCTGGAGTTCGTAGGGGGAATTGGGGATTATGCCATTACCAAGGGGTTTTCGATCCTGCTGTCCAGCCCCAGGGCATCGCAGGATGAGCCGGCCGGCAACACCGCATTCACGAAGATCGTCAGCTCTCATCGAGTAGACGGGCTCATCCTCACCGAGCCAAGGGTCACCGACGAGCGGGTGGACTTCCTGAAGGAGCGCGACATCCCCTTCGTTTTCCTGGGCAACCCCGGGCGCAACAGCGATGTGTGCTGGGTCGACGGTGACAACGAGGCAGGCGTGGAGTTAGCGGTGGACCATCTCGTCAGCCTCGGCCACAGGGACATAGCCTGCATAGCAGGGCCGCCGGACCAGACCGCCACGTTCCGCCGGCTGGAGGGATACCGCGCCGCGCTCCAGCGCCACGGCATCCCTTATGACGAGTCGCACGTCGCACAGGGGGATTTCACCGAACCCGGCGGATACCGCGCCATGATGGACATCCTCGACCGAAGCCCGGGCGTCACAGCGGTCTTCGCCTCAAATGACATGATGGCTATCGGGGCAATAAGCGCCGCCAGGCAGCGTGGGTTCAGGGTTCCGCAGGATCTTTCGGTGGTAGGATTCGACGGCATAGCCCTCGGCGCGTACGTAACCCCGGCCCTTACCACGGTCACGCAGCCCATATACCGCCTAGGGCAGGCGGCGGCAGAACTCCTCATCAAGCTCATCGAGAGGCAGACCCCTGCCGAGCGGCACGTCCTCTTTCCGCTCACTCTCACGGTCAGAGAGTCCAGCGCCAGGAAGCTGGATAGCGGCGGCTGA